The genome window tttcttttttaccATTTGTTGACCTAAAAAatatcttaagacatgccagtctattgcatactgtggtaactcaaaaacaaacacaaagacaaagttaagcttcatttaatgaaccaatgTTTAATATAATGAccagtgattttctagtaccagattagcaatttagcatgatttctcaaggataaggtgctgGAAATTGGCCTGCCTagattttatacaaaaaaattactcttttcaaattgtgatggtgctgttttttacaccagtaatgtcctgaatatactttgtgatcagttgaatgccactttggtgaattaaagcactgatttccttcagaaacagaaaaatctgtacattatccaaaacaaaaattcaaatcacgtgtgtccaaacttttaactggtactgtatgtaaatgcaaatgtgacAGAATAAAGTTGTGACATATAGTGGTCAGTATGCCTAGAGTCAGATGTAGCAGTACAATTATAAAATAGTTtagagtattattattataataataattattattattatcgtcaTCATAGATGACAAGTGTAGTAACATAATAGCCCAGTAGATGGCGGTATGAAGAAAATAATTAATCTGTATTGAATGAATCTGTTGTTCCTCTCATTACCACAAGGAGGCAGTACCGTCTATATTAGTCTCGCTGCCAACTGTGAAATATAGCAGAAAGAACACTGAGCGATATATATACATCAGTGAGAAGGAATCACGAAAAACGGAACGTGGAAATGCCCTTTAAATAATGTAATCTTACTGTTTATAGTTGTGCTTTTGACTGAGAGGAAATAAAAGCAACTTGCAAGTAAGTGCTTTAACATTAATTTGTTCACCACATTTGTTCTGATCGAATTTGTAACGTTTTCCCAACTCTGAGCAAGTGAATTAAAAGATGAGAAATAACATGAAAATGATCATGAATAATTTTTGGGTTAAAATATATACATGAAAAAGGGCAAGGGAAACGTTTAGCTCTTTTACAATATATGTAAATAATCTGTGGtgagacaaatacatttaaagtttggATATTCCTTGCTGTTTTTGTAAAGCAATAAAAAAGTGTCCTGTTGCTTCAGTTCATCACTGTTTACATCTGTTTGATAAATGTTTCTCTAGCTATTGACTTGACATCCTGAAAGCATCGAAATGAAGCCTGTGACTGAAAAGGAGGTGCCAGATTGTGAACATTCACATATTGTGGGTGATCAGGGGTCAGAGTCCACCACAAATGACAAAGGTCCCACAAAGGAGGATGTAGAGATTCTGGTGCTGAGCCAAGTGGAGGAATCATTTGGGTACTTTTGCCATAGACTAAATTATACGAAGAAACCTATTCAGATGACTGATGAAAGTCCTTCAGATACTGATACAAACACAGAACGATCTGTCTCTGCCCCCTCGAAAAGATGTAATACACCTGATAATACGTTCAGCTGTAAACTCTGTGGCAAGGAGTACCGCCACAGTTCAAACCTGGTTCGTCACATGCGAATACACACAGGAGAGACTCCGTACAGCTGTGAACTGTGTGGGAAAGCGTTCGAACGTTCAGACTGGCTTAAAGCACACTTCAAAATCCACATGGGTGAGAAACAACAGAGAGATAAGCGCTTTGTTTGTGATCAGTGTGGGATGAAATTTTATTGCTCCACTTTACTCGAAAGTCATATAAGGAAACACAATGGCGAGAGACCGTTTTCCTGCTCCCTCTGTGAGAAGACGTTCTTCAGTCTGCAAAATCTCAGCCGCCACCATCTTGAGTGTCACTCTGGGAAAAAGTTTAATTGCTCCATGTGTGGACACAGTTTTGCACGCTTGGGTACATTGCAGAAACACACACGGATTCACACTGGGGAGAAACCTTTCTCCTGTTCAGAGTGTGGGAAAATATTCCGTTATAAATACTCACTGGTAATGCATAAGAAACGGCACTCAGACAAAAGCTGACCTGATAGGAGTAATATTTACTGTCAGGTTAATAATTTTCAGAATAATTACACGGCATTCTTTAAGTctggaataaaaataaactacCCATTGTCAgtgtaaataatttgtttatttataacatctgatatagttcttGATATTCTATTTTAGTCCTAGTTATAATATGGCACAGATTATAAATTCATGTTGCGTCTATAATTTAATTATTGAGAATTTgtattcattaatcaattaaaagtATTTGTCATAAATGAATGAGATACAGTTTGTTGTAAATGATTAGAAAAAtaaatgccctcataaaggtTATTATCCTCTCCAATCACTGGTTTAGCCCCTAGAAACTCATCTTTGTTCatcaaaattacacatttacaaaaaaaaaaaaaaaacatcataaaagcaCCATAGGAACAGTGTGGTGTATTTTAtcaagtatacattaatcaggtgtaatcaatgccattttattctacaattatttctgatggtcaagcaggtcttttactgtgtgtgtgtgtgtgtgtgtgtgtgtgtgtgtgtgtgtgtgtgtgtgtgtgtttttagaggcctgtgcaggaacaggaatagcctcaCATATGTGCTCGCATGACTGagctcaacatatgtgtgtgccTATTTAGAGGTCTGTGCAGGTTTTCTCATGACTGCTGAAAGAATATATGTTGAGGCTCTTGCACAGGTGTCTCCTGTcaatttcttaaaataattacaCTGGAGTCAAAGAATAGGATGATGGATTATAAATCAAAATCCCTGAgactgagtgatttttcacaaattgggTAGAAACTACTGCAATAGCACATGAGTATTATGGGCTACATTCCAAGACGTCTGAAGCCTTTGATAGTTTCACCATCCATTTTCCTTGTATGGAACATCTTATTTTTACGGAAGAAAGGAAATTACATGGGTTTAGCACAACATGAACAATtctgtaaatgataacagaatttctgTCATCTTCTGATTCTATTTTTAGAGTGTCAGTGGGTTCCACTGTTTCCATAGCAGTCATGTAGACAAACATTCCCAGGACACACTGCTCAAATGCCTctaggcggtgggccgagtccgtctatctcgtttagtttttgatttgatagttacccagcagctgtctggctcattttttttatttgtctgtatgaataattcacaaaaagattaccgattgtttccaacgccaattgttgcacattaaagtataaaaatagatttaatttcgctagctgatcacaaacgttggccggagtgagatccaatcaacgattgtgttgttaccttgttgaattgatttggccaatcacgttattcgttgaaccggcgtcgcgtgactcgcgtcagtctgaagccaaattagtctacaacccaacctggagagaccggtgtgtctcggcaagacaacgtcaaggtaagatttgttttacaatgattatacacccttatatcttaatgcttttcatataagttgtatttaagactgcaagctatacttcgtcgtgaatatatgcgttgtcgttgatgagaacagtagccacgaaaTAATGTTGttagtggagcagtaaagctaggtctaacggtatTTAGCCTTCCCCCCTGGCTGTATTGTTTTTCACTTTATGTAtgttttattgtagttttgactgtacagT of Xyrauchen texanus isolate HMW12.3.18 chromosome 20, RBS_HiC_50CHRs, whole genome shotgun sequence contains these proteins:
- the LOC127661161 gene encoding gastrula zinc finger protein XlCGF17.1-like; amino-acid sequence: MKPVTEKEVPDCEHSHIVGDQGSESTTNDKGPTKEDVEILVLSQVEESFGYFCHRLNYTKKPIQMTDESPSDTDTNTERSVSAPSKRCNTPDNTFSCKLCGKEYRHSSNLVRHMRIHTGETPYSCELCGKAFERSDWLKAHFKIHMGEKQQRDKRFVCDQCGMKFYCSTLLESHIRKHNGERPFSCSLCEKTFFSLQNLSRHHLECHSGKKFNCSMCGHSFARLGTLQKHTRIHTGEKPFSCSECGKIFRYKYSLVMHKKRHSDKS